A region from the Anaerolineae bacterium genome encodes:
- a CDS encoding phenylacetate--CoA ligase has protein sequence MPIWNPEFESMPREELGKLQLKRLKATVERAAKTSPFYREQLAQAGVGADDIQSLADIAKLPFTNKEDLRRSYPWGMLTVPFKDVVRIHASSGTTGKPTVGAYTRADLDLWAEVMARTIFAGGVTENDVVHNSYGYGLFTGGLGFHIGAEKIGATVVPASAGLTRRQLMLMEDFGATVLCCTPSYSLVIAEEAAAEGIKIKDQLSLRVGFFGAEPWTQKMREEIEAALNLKAFDIYGLTEIIGPGVSIECEHRNGLHIFEDHFYPEIIDPASGEPLGYGVEGELVFTTLTREGMPIIRYRTRDRSVLHAEKCACGRTIVRMEKVLGRTDDMLIIRGVNVFPSQIERVLLEFSELEPHYQIMVDRGRHELDTVEIWVEGVDRLFMPVDPQRLETLEKEIEERLHQALVIHCTVKLMKPQSIERSLGKAKRVIDRRQLDK, from the coding sequence ATGCCTATTTGGAATCCGGAATTTGAATCCATGCCGCGCGAAGAGTTGGGCAAACTGCAATTGAAACGGCTCAAGGCGACGGTTGAACGCGCGGCCAAAACCTCGCCCTTTTACCGGGAACAGTTGGCGCAAGCAGGTGTTGGCGCGGACGACATCCAATCGCTGGCCGACATCGCCAAACTCCCCTTTACCAACAAAGAGGACTTGCGGCGCAGTTATCCCTGGGGCATGCTCACCGTGCCGTTCAAAGACGTGGTGCGGATCCACGCCTCCAGCGGCACCACCGGCAAGCCCACCGTGGGCGCTTACACCCGGGCCGATCTTGACCTGTGGGCCGAAGTAATGGCCCGCACCATCTTTGCCGGCGGCGTAACCGAAAACGACGTAGTGCATAACAGCTACGGTTACGGCCTTTTCACCGGCGGGTTGGGCTTTCACATTGGCGCGGAAAAGATCGGGGCCACTGTTGTCCCGGCCTCGGCGGGATTGACCCGGCGGCAATTGATGCTGATGGAAGATTTTGGGGCAACGGTGTTGTGCTGTACCCCCTCTTATTCCCTGGTCATTGCCGAAGAGGCGGCGGCTGAAGGCATCAAGATCAAAGACCAACTGAGCCTGCGGGTCGGCTTTTTTGGAGCGGAACCGTGGACCCAAAAAATGCGCGAAGAAATTGAAGCCGCGCTTAACCTCAAAGCCTTTGACATCTACGGTTTAACCGAGATCATCGGCCCCGGGGTGTCCATTGAGTGCGAGCATCGCAACGGGCTGCACATTTTTGAAGACCACTTCTACCCCGAAATCATTGACCCCGCCAGCGGCGAGCCGTTGGGCTACGGCGTTGAAGGCGAACTGGTGTTCACCACCCTCACCCGCGAAGGCATGCCCATTATCCGCTATCGCACCCGCGACCGCTCCGTGCTGCATGCCGAAAAGTGCGCCTGCGGCCGGACCATCGTGCGCATGGAAAAGGTGCTGGGCCGCACCGACGATATGCTCATCATTCGCGGGGTCAACGTTTTCCCCTCGCAAATCGAGCGGGTTCTGCTTGAGTTCAGCGAACTGGAGCCGCATTACCAGATCATGGTTGACCGGGGCCGGCACGAGCTGGATACCGTGGAAATTTGGGTAGAGGGCGTGGACAGACTCTTTATGCCCGTTGACCCTCAGCGCCTGGAAACGCTGGAAAAAGAGATAGAAGAACGTTTGCACCAGGCGCTGGTGATCCACTGCACGGTCAAACTGATGAAACCGCAGAGCATCGAGCGCAGCCTGGGCAAAGCCAAACGGGTGATAGACAGGCGACAGTTGGACAAGTAG